A portion of the Platichthys flesus chromosome 7, fPlaFle2.1, whole genome shotgun sequence genome contains these proteins:
- the cdk20 gene encoding cyclin-dependent kinase 20 — translation MEQYILLGRVGEGAHGIVFKAKHVETGETVALKKVALRRLEDGIPNQALREIKALQEIEDNQHVVKLKDVFPHGTGFVLVFDFMLSDLSEVIRNSLRPLTPAQVKGYMMMLLKGVVFLHHNNIMHRDLKPANLLISSSGHLKIADFGLARLFSEEAERLYSHQVATRWYRAPELLYGARKYDEGVDLWAVGCVFGELLNLSPLFPGENDIEQLCCVLRVLGTPTQDSWPEIVELPDYNKITFKENPAIPLEEIVPDTSPQAIDLLYKFLVYPSKQRISARQALLHPYFFSSPLPAHHSELPIPQRGGRPPRQRLQAPPTDFSVDLPLQNSVVDPALLQGHATCL, via the exons ATGGAGCAGTACATCCTCCTGGGTCGGGTCGGAGAAGGAGCCCATGGCATCGTGTTCAAGGCCAAACACGTCGAG acaggaGAGACGGTGGCTCTGAAGAAAGTGGCTCTGAGGAGGCTGGAGGACGGGATCCCGAACCAGGCTCTGAGGGAGATCAAGGCTCTTCAGGAGATTGAGGACAACCAACAT gtGGTGAAGCTGAAGGACGTCTTCCCTCACGGTACCGGCTTCGTCCTGGTGTTTGACTTCAtgctctctgacctgtctgagGTCATCAGGAACTCCCTGAGACCTCTGACCCCGGCGCAGGTCAAAGGTTACATGATGATGCTGCTGAAGGGCGTCGTCTTCCTgcatcacaacaacatcatGCACCGG gacCTGAAGCCAGCGAACCTCCTCATCAGCTCGTCAGGTCACCTGAAGATCGCAGACTTTGGTCTCGCCCGACTCTTCAGTGAGGAGGCAGAAAGACTGTACAGCCACCAGGTGGCCACCAG gtggtACAGAGCTCCTGAGCTGCTGTATGGAGCCAGAAAGTACGACGAGGGAGTCGATCTTTG GGCGGTCGGGTGTGTTTTCGGGGAGCTGCTGAACttgtctcctctgtttcctggaGAGAACGACATCGAACAGCTGTGCTGCGTCCTCAGAGTGCTGGGGACGCCCACGCAGGACAGCTGGCCC GAAATCGTTGAGTTACCAGATTATAATAAAATCACCTTCAAGGAGAATCCAGCGATCCCATTGGAGGAGATTGTCCCTGACACGTCCCCTCAGGCCATCGACCTGCTCTACAAGTTCCTGGTGTATCCGTCCAAACAGCGCATCTCGGCCAGACAG GCTCTCCTCCATCCatacttcttctcctcccctcttcctgctcACCACTCAGAGCTGCCCATCCCTCAGAGGGGGGGCCGACCCCCCCGCCAGCGCCTACAGGCCCCGCCTACCGACTTCTCAGTGGACTTGCCCCTGCAGAACAGCGTGGTAGACCCCGCATTGCTGCAGGGACATGCCACCTGCCTCTGA
- the elk1 gene encoding ETS domain-containing protein Elk-1: protein MESNLLINAMDPSITLWQFLLHLLEDQRQNHLISWTGEDGEFKLLDAEEVARLWGLRKNKHNMNYDKLSRALRYYYDKNIIKKVSGQKFVYRFVSQLDPSLPEGVPNGEDSQRRENADPTNQSKDLGGVASTCPSKGFPQRSSPGTPLKSSRNDYMKSGLYSTFTIQSLQASPNPRPIKTELLLQQDAAPKGERTPREVCVLSESKPLSAGDSSLQVIVTQPSPCPTPGLSPQIPASTNSQSQNPPAPALSEPPQIYLTSVGDPSSLTPLIPLQGLQGAQQDNMVNHAHSFPPHSHAAPHSSPVFVIINPPPPQQQQQTAMTPALPSLAPPPPTRPPPPPIIIKEENLPSEEELLEIVSLEEKQREEDPEPPLTIVESPPPACTELRVGGQPPAGQRGVEGEVKVTITDPSGPPVTSAVTRPVTSTSDAAPPKPKKPRGLELPSSPSLPPGLSLDKVNAAVNSLLAPGSATNTLTPTVITSHSLTPMLLTPSPLPSTIHFWSTLSPIAPRSPAKLSFQFPTNGSNQIHIPALSVDGLSTPVVLSPGPQKS from the exons ATGGAGTCAAACCTGTTGATAAACG ccATGGACCCGTCCATCACGCTGTGGCAGttcctgctccacctgctggaGGACCAGCGGCAGAACCACCTGATCTCATGGACCGGTGAGGACGGAGAGTTCAAGCTGCTGGACGCTGAAGAGGTCGCCCGGCTGTGGGGGCTCCGCAAGAACAAGCACAACATGAACTACGACAAACTGAGCCGAGCGCTGAGATACTACTACGACAAG AACATCATCAAGAAAGTCAGTGGTCAGAAGTTTGTCTACAGATTTGTCAGTCAGCTTGACCCCTCCCTGCCTGAGGGGGTTCCTAACGGAGAGGACAGCCAGAGGAGGGAGAACGCCGacccaaccaaccaatcaaaaGACCTCGGGGGTGTGGCCTCAACCTGTCCATCAAAGGGCTTTCCCCAG CGCTCGTCCCCCGGCACCCCCCTCAAGAGCTCCAGAAACGACTACATGAAGTCCGGCCTCTACTCCACCTTCACCATCCAATCACTGCAGGCCTCGCCCAACCCACGGCCAATCaaaacagagctgctgctgcaacaagaCGCAGCGCCCAAGGGGGAGCGCACGCCCAGAGAG gtctgtgtgttgtcCGAGTCGAAACCTCTGTCTGCAGGTGACTCGTCTCTTCAGGTGATCGTCACTCAGCCGTCTCCTTGTCCGACTCCGGGCCTCAGTCCTCAGATACCAGCCagcaccaacagccaatcacag AATccccctgctcctgctctgaGCGAACCTCCGCAGATTTATCTCACCAGTGTCGGGgacccctcctccctcacccctctcatccccctCCAGGGCCTCCAGGGGGCGCAGCAAGACAACATGGTCAACCACGCCCACAGCTTCCCACCTCACTCCCACGCTGCTCCTCACTCCTCGCCCGTCTTCGTCATAATCAACCCGCCTCCCccccagcaacagcagcagacgGCCATGACTCCAGCTCTTCCCTCCCTCGCGCCTCCTCCCCccactcgtcctcctcctccccccatcATCATCAAGGAGGAGAACCTGccatcagaggaggagctgctggagatagtttctctggaggagaaacagagggaggag GACCCGGAGCCCCCCCTCACCATTGTGGAGAGTCCACCCCCGGCCTGCACGGAGCTCAGGGTCGGAGGTCAGCCGCCTGCAGGGCAGAGGGGAGTGGAGGGggaggtcaaggtcacaataacag atcCCTCCGGCCCTCCTGTGACCTCAGCTGTGACCCGTCCAGTGACCTCCACCTCGGACGCAGCTCCTCCCAAACCAAAGAAGCCACGGGGGCTGGAGCtgccctcctccccctccctcccccccggcCTCTCTCTGGATAAG GTGAATGCAGCTGTGAACAGTTTACTGGCTCCGGGATCAGCGACCAACACGCTCACCCCGACCGTCATCACCTCCCACTCCCTG ACTCCGATGCTGTTGACTCCCAGTCCTCTTCCTTCCACCATCCACTTCTGGAGCACGCTCAGTCCCATCGCTCCTCGCTCACCAGCCAAACTCTCCTTCCAG TTTCCCACTAACGGCAGTAATCAGATCCACATCCCAGCTCTGAGTGTCGACGGTCTCTCCACACCTGTGGTCCTGTCCCCTGGTCCCCAGAAGTCCTGA
- the uxt gene encoding protein UXT: MSVTAHANANANAEANVEQKVLQYENFINDVLKRDLQKVLEQRDEVYEKISQYLQLKNTVHSLQEAGSQRLKTDVDLGCNFYVQAEVEDSSRIFVAIGFGFFVEMTHDEALRFIEKKTNQLTAFTEQLTKDSAKIKANIRMVLEGLRELQGLTDLPENRRREVF, translated from the exons ATGTCTGTGACCGctcatgctaatgctaatgctaatgctgaAGCTAACGTGGAGCAGAAGGTGCTTCAGTATGAAAACTTCATTAACGATGTTCTGAAGAGAGATTTAca GAAGGTGTTGGAGCAGAGAGACGAGGTTTATGAGAAGATCAGTCAATATCTGCAGCTGAAGAACACAGTACACAGTctgcag gaGGCGGGATCTCAGCGGCTGAAGACAGACGTGGATCTTGGCTGTAACTTCTACGTCCAGGCTGAAGT GGAGGACTCGTCCAGAATCTTTGTGGCGATTGGTTTCGGGTTCTTTGTGGAGATGACTCACGACGAGGCTCTGCGATTCATCGAGAAGAAGACCAATCAGCTCACAGC tttcacgGAGCAGCTCACCAAAGACTCcgccaaaataaaagccaaCATCCGCATGGTGCTGGAG GGTCTGCGGGAGCTGCAGGGACTGACTGACCTGCCagagaacagaagaagagaagtttTCTAG